In one Pseudomonadota bacterium genomic region, the following are encoded:
- a CDS encoding Gfo/Idh/MocA family oxidoreductase — MSEIGIGVVGGGYMGKAHSVAMAAVGAVFDTALRPRLEVIAATSEASAERYRAAFGFNRGTADWRSLVEDPRVGAVIIATPQSHHREIAGAAFALGKPVLCEKPMGASMADAEAMVAAAEGHINMVGYNYIRTPASRFARDLIAEGAIGQLTWFRGEHTEDFLADPEEPANWRTEGMAMGCIGDLAPHAFNAALALMGPMAQVSASLETVHRTRPGGEVTNDDHVQLMCRFRSGVMGHIYASRIATGRKMGYAYEIHGTDGAIRFDQEDQNALWLYRREGPEAERGFKKILTGPAHPDYLPFCQGPGHGTGYQDQIIIEAKDFLTAIHEGENRWPTFRDGLDVLRVTDAALRSSESGTWEDVRH; from the coding sequence ATGAGCGAGATCGGGATCGGCGTCGTGGGTGGCGGCTACATGGGCAAGGCGCATTCGGTGGCCATGGCGGCGGTGGGGGCGGTCTTTGACACGGCGCTCCGGCCCCGGCTCGAGGTTATCGCGGCCACCAGCGAGGCGAGCGCGGAGCGTTACCGCGCGGCCTTCGGCTTCAATCGTGGCACGGCTGACTGGCGCAGCCTCGTGGAGGATCCGCGCGTGGGCGCGGTCATCATCGCCACGCCACAGAGCCACCATCGCGAGATCGCCGGGGCCGCCTTCGCTCTGGGCAAGCCAGTGCTCTGCGAGAAGCCCATGGGCGCTTCCATGGCCGATGCCGAGGCCATGGTCGCCGCCGCCGAAGGCCACATAAACATGGTGGGCTACAATTATATCCGCACGCCTGCCTCCCGCTTTGCCCGCGATCTCATCGCCGAGGGCGCCATCGGACAGCTCACGTGGTTTCGCGGGGAGCATACGGAGGATTTCCTCGCCGACCCCGAGGAGCCCGCCAACTGGCGGACCGAGGGCATGGCCATGGGCTGCATCGGTGATCTGGCGCCCCATGCCTTCAACGCGGCGCTCGCGCTCATGGGCCCCATGGCGCAGGTCAGCGCCTCCCTCGAGACGGTGCACCGCACGCGCCCCGGCGGCGAGGTGACGAATGACGACCACGTGCAGCTCATGTGCCGCTTCCGCTCGGGCGTCATGGGCCACATCTACGCCAGCCGCATCGCGACGGGGCGCAAGATGGGCTACGCCTACGAGATCCATGGAACGGATGGCGCGATCCGCTTCGACCAGGAGGATCAAAACGCGCTCTGGCTCTATCGCCGCGAGGGGCCGGAGGCGGAGCGCGGCTTCAAGAAGATCCTCACCGGGCCCGCCCACCCCGACTACCTCCCTTTCTGCCAGGGCCCGGGCCATGGCACGGGCTACCAGGACCAGATCATCATCGAGGCAAAGGATTTCCTCACCGCCATCCACGAGGGCGAAAACCGCTGGCCGACCTTCCGGGACGGGCTCGACGTGCTGCGGGTGACGGATGCGGCGCTACGCTCGTCGGAGAGCGGCACGTGGGAAGATGTCAGACACTGA
- a CDS encoding Gfo/Idh/MocA family oxidoreductase, translating to MTRLNWGMIGGGEGSQIGPAHRLGAQADGNFVLAAGALDHDADKGRAYAQRLGVAPDRAYGDWREMLEGERGRDDRVDLVTVATPNATHFEITKAFLEAGFNVLCEKPMTMTVEEGEEIVRVAEASGKICAVNYCYSAYPMVREMRQMVAAGALGRVRLVVAAFSHGHHGDATDADNPRVRWRYDPAQAGVSGQFADCGIHALHMASFVTGDEVRTLSADFASTIPSRVLEDDAMVNFRMEGGTVGRLWTSSVAIGRQHGFDIQVFGEKAGLRWASEQPNQVFHTPVGGRTEIMEKGEAGLSAEAQRLSRVAIAHPEGFPLAVANIYVDLAAALRGEAHGAYPRAVDGLRSMAAVHQAVASAKADGAWVDARPPSLRH from the coding sequence ATGACACGACTGAACTGGGGCATGATCGGCGGCGGCGAAGGCAGCCAGATCGGCCCGGCGCACAGGCTCGGCGCGCAGGCGGATGGCAATTTCGTGCTCGCCGCAGGCGCACTCGACCACGACGCCGACAAAGGCCGCGCTTACGCCCAGCGCCTCGGCGTGGCCCCCGACCGCGCCTATGGCGACTGGCGCGAGATGCTTGAGGGCGAGCGCGGGCGCGATGACCGCGTGGACCTCGTCACCGTGGCCACGCCCAACGCCACCCATTTCGAGATCACCAAGGCCTTCCTCGAGGCGGGCTTCAACGTGCTCTGCGAAAAACCCATGACCATGACCGTGGAAGAAGGCGAGGAGATCGTGCGCGTGGCGGAAGCCTCCGGCAAGATCTGCGCGGTCAATTACTGCTACTCCGCCTATCCCATGGTGCGCGAGATGCGGCAGATGGTGGCCGCGGGCGCGCTGGGCCGCGTTCGTCTCGTCGTCGCCGCCTTCAGCCACGGTCACCACGGCGACGCGACCGATGCCGATAATCCCCGCGTCCGCTGGCGCTACGACCCCGCGCAGGCGGGCGTCTCGGGCCAGTTCGCCGATTGCGGCATCCACGCGCTCCACATGGCAAGCTTCGTCACCGGCGACGAGGTCCGCACGCTCTCCGCCGATTTCGCGAGCACCATCCCCTCCCGCGTCCTCGAAGACGACGCCATGGTCAACTTCCGCATGGAGGGTGGCACGGTGGGCCGGCTCTGGACGTCGTCGGTGGCCATCGGGCGCCAGCACGGCTTCGACATCCAGGTCTTCGGAGAAAAGGCCGGGCTCCGCTGGGCCTCCGAACAGCCCAACCAGGTGTTCCACACCCCCGTGGGCGGACGCACGGAGATCATGGAAAAGGGCGAGGCGGGGCTCAGCGCGGAGGCGCAGCGCCTCTCCCGCGTGGCCATCGCCCATCCCGAGGGGTTTCCGCTCGCCGTGGCCAATATCTACGTGGATCTCGCCGCCGCCCTGCGTGGAGAGGCCCACGGCGCCTACCCCCGTGCCGTGGACGGGCTCCGCTCCATGGCTGCCGTGCACCAGGCGGTGGCCTCGGCCAAGGCCGACGGTGCCTGGGTCGACGCACGGCCGCCCTCGCTCAGGCATTGA